A stretch of Podospora bellae-mahoneyi strain CBS 112042 chromosome 5, whole genome shotgun sequence DNA encodes these proteins:
- the pnk1 gene encoding DNA kinase/phosphatase Pnk1 (EggNog:ENOG503NX2Q; COG:L), translating into MQRLSGRALPVPVSLLFWVSQIHRVNHFSASVALSAMSPSKPSFKRSADNRSISPPPLKRKVQTAISKSAVASFFTPASQKPKEPTVWSERSPDDNSPATLLVAKYDKTEPDALAIKRRKIAAFDLDSTLIATASGKKHAGDSADWTWWHESVPARLRQLYQDEGYQVVIFTNQGGLTLHPDPKTKAPVKFTKNRVAGFKAKCNAVLGQLGIPVTLYAATGKDIFRKPRPGMWEELKKDYSLPEEEIDRENSIFVGDAGGRTAELKGQAKDFSCSDRNLASNIGIKYLTPEEYFLGEKSREFKRDFDLEHFPLPEEEEETPRFEKKHEKEMVLFVGPPGAGKSTFFWKELKPLGYERVNQDLLKSKDKCFKTAAEWLKEGKSVVIDNTNADPETRAQWVDLAKKHKVPIRCVWFKTPLHLCEHNSAVRALNKSLNPEDRQLLPQLAFNGFKSRFKEPKDKEGFDDITEVEFKFKGSKEEYAIWGKYWV; encoded by the exons ATGCAGCGCCTCTCTGGCAGAGCTCTCCCCGTGCCCgtgtcgttgttgttttgggtATCGCAAATACATCGAGTGAATCACTTCTCCGCCAGCGTCGCTTTATCTGCCATGTCTCCGTCAAAACCGTCCTTTAAGCGTTCAGCCGACAACCGATCCATATCTCCGCCTCCGCTGAAGCGCAAAGTCCAAACTGCCATCTCGA AAAGTGCCGTAGCCAGCTTCTTCACGCCCGCCTCTCAGAAGCCGAAAGAGCCTACTGTCTGGTCAGAACGAAGTCCCGACGACAACTCTCCTGCCACCTTACTCGTTGCCAAGTACGACAAGACCGAGCCCGACGCCCTGGCCATCAAAAGGAGGAAGATCGCTGCCTTTGATCTCGACTCAACCCTTATAGCAACAGCGTCGGGCAAGAAGCACGCCGGTGACTCTGCAGACTGGACATGGTGGCACGAGTCGGTCCCCGCCCGCCTGCGGCAGCTCTACCAAGACGAAGGCTACCAAGTggtcatcttcaccaaccaagGCGGCCTAACCCTCCATCCCGACCCCAAGACTAAAGCCCCCGTCAAGTTCACCAAGAACCGCGTCGCCGGCTTCAAAGCAAAATGCAATGCTGTCCTGGGACAGCTCGGGATACCTGTCACGTTATACGCCGCGACAGGCAAGGACATATTTCGAAAGCCTCGGCCGGGCATGTGGGAGGAGCTTAAGAAAGATTACAGCCTCCCAGAGGAGGAGATAGATCGGGAGAACAGCATTTTTGTCGGTGACGCGGGCGGTAGGACAGCAGAGCTCAAAGGGCAGGCCAAGGACTTTAGCTGTTCGGACAGGAATTTGGCGAGTAATATCGGGATCAAGTACCTCACGCCAGAAGAATACtttttgggggagaagtCAAGGGAGTTTAAGCGGGATTTCGACCTGGAGCATTTCCCGTtgcccgaggaggaggaagagacaCCAAGAtttgagaagaagcacgagaaggagatggtcCTCTTCGTTGGCCCCCCTGGTGCAGGCAAAAGCACCTTTTTCTGGAAGGAGCTCAAGCCATTAGGTTACGAGAGGGTTAACCAGGATTTGCTAAAGAGCAAGGACAAGTGTTTTAAGACTGCTGCGGAGTGGCTCAAGGAGGGGAAGTCGGTTGTCATCG ACAACACGAATGCAGACCCCGAGACACGCGCCCAGTGGGTTGATTTGGCCAAAAAGCACAAGGTACCCATCCGGTGCGTGTGGTTCAAGACACCCCTCCATTTGTGCGAGCACAACAGCGCGGTCAGGGCGCTCAACAAGAGTCTGAACCCTGAAGATCGACAGCTACTCCCGCAGCTTGCGTTCAACGGCTTCAAGTCAAGGTTCAAGGAgcccaaggacaaggagggTTTCGACGACATCACGGAGGTGGAGTTCAAGTTTAAGGGGTCCAAGGAAGAGTACGCCATCTGGGGCAAGTATTGGGTGTAA